Proteins found in one Planctomycetes bacterium MalM25 genomic segment:
- a CDS encoding bifunctional tRNA (mnm(5)s(2)U34)-methyltransferase/FAD-dependent cmnm(5)s(2)U34 oxidoreductase produces the protein MPPRHTDVLILGQGLAGSALAWRLAERGVSAVVVDRGGVDGAGRPSASRVAAGLITPVTGKRLTVAEEFDTQWRSARDFYRRVESEVGESLLAERPAIRLFIDDAERARFDERLLDDEFQRHTRLATASELPEAMPAPWGGFVMTGAARLNVGAYLAATRDRLQANDRYLQAELKSEHELTVTASGVAIRRLGVTARLVVLCQGHAPGLSDGRLAPATQLAPAKGEVLTIESPTLRDARVVHRGVWIAPDESGLPGRFRVGSTHTWEDLNSTPTAAGREELVVRLAAAGVSDYHVVDHQAAIRPATSDRRPLSGFSEEAPRVGWLNGLGSKGSLWAPWYADRLAERIAREGLESP, from the coding sequence ATGCCCCCCCGCCACACCGACGTGCTGATCCTCGGACAGGGCCTCGCCGGCTCGGCGCTCGCCTGGCGGCTGGCGGAGCGGGGCGTGTCGGCGGTCGTCGTCGATCGGGGCGGCGTGGACGGGGCGGGCCGGCCGAGCGCGTCGCGCGTCGCCGCGGGGCTCATCACGCCCGTGACCGGCAAGCGGCTGACCGTGGCCGAAGAATTCGACACGCAGTGGCGATCCGCCCGCGACTTCTACCGCCGGGTTGAGAGCGAGGTCGGCGAGTCGCTGCTTGCAGAACGTCCAGCCATCCGGCTGTTTATCGATGACGCGGAGCGGGCCCGCTTCGACGAGCGCCTGCTCGACGACGAGTTCCAGCGGCACACCCGCCTCGCAACGGCAAGCGAACTACCCGAGGCGATGCCGGCCCCTTGGGGCGGCTTCGTGATGACCGGGGCGGCCCGACTGAACGTGGGGGCGTACCTGGCGGCCACGCGGGATCGGTTGCAAGCGAACGACCGATATCTCCAAGCGGAGCTCAAATCGGAACATGAGCTGACGGTCACCGCCTCGGGCGTCGCGATCCGCCGACTCGGGGTCACCGCTCGGCTGGTCGTGCTGTGCCAAGGCCATGCGCCGGGGCTGTCCGACGGGCGCTTGGCCCCCGCTACCCAGTTGGCCCCCGCGAAAGGGGAAGTCCTCACGATCGAATCGCCCACGCTGCGGGACGCCCGCGTCGTGCACCGCGGCGTCTGGATCGCGCCGGACGAGTCGGGCCTCCCCGGCCGGTTCCGGGTCGGCTCGACGCACACCTGGGAAGACCTCAATTCGACGCCGACCGCGGCGGGGCGGGAGGAGTTGGTCGTCCGACTCGCCGCCGCCGGGGTGAGCGACTACCACGTCGTCGACCACCAAGCCGCGATCCGGCCGGCCACCTCCGACCGGCGCCCGTTGTCCGGGTTCTCCGAGGAAGCGCCCCGCGTCGGGTGGCTGAACGGGCTCGGCTCGAAGGGCTCGCTCTGGGCGCCCTGGTACGCGGATCGGCTGGCTGAGCGGATCGCCCGAGAAGGGCTCGAAAGCCCCTAG